A genome region from Candidatus Rokuibacteriota bacterium includes the following:
- the ftsZ gene encoding cell division protein FtsZ: protein MEDGRAKRPVFELELAGDTGGPGSGAVAREGAKLKVIGLGGGGSNAVSRMMAARFTGVDFIVANTDLQALRASPAPIKVQLGAKLTGGLGAGSDPEIGKRAAEEDCEQIARLLEGADMVFVTAGLGGGTGTGAAPVVAAVAKQLGILTVAVVTKPFLFEGRRRAQQAETGLAQLRSVVDTLIAIPNQRLLSVVEPGTPLLEAFKVADSVLHQAVQGIADLILVPGLINLDFADIRTVMSGMGMALMGVGVGKGEHRALDAAQKAVASPLLDETSIEGARGILINFTGGSDLSIHEVEEAARIVQEAAHEEANIIFGAVIDERIQEEVRITVIATGFSERKEVTTAGGKVVDLAKGPRPVPGPAWRRRPAEVRAEGGAPAEEDLDIPAFLRRHAD from the coding sequence ATGGAGGACGGGAGAGCCAAACGACCGGTCTTCGAGCTTGAGCTCGCGGGGGACACTGGCGGCCCCGGGAGCGGCGCCGTCGCGCGGGAGGGAGCCAAGCTGAAGGTGATCGGCCTGGGTGGCGGCGGCAGCAACGCGGTGAGCCGGATGATGGCTGCGCGCTTCACCGGCGTGGACTTCATCGTGGCCAACACCGATCTCCAGGCCCTGCGCGCCTCGCCCGCTCCCATCAAGGTCCAGCTCGGGGCCAAGCTCACCGGTGGCCTCGGGGCCGGCTCAGACCCGGAGATCGGCAAACGCGCTGCCGAGGAGGACTGCGAGCAGATCGCCCGGCTCCTCGAGGGGGCCGACATGGTCTTCGTCACCGCCGGCCTCGGCGGCGGCACGGGCACCGGGGCCGCGCCCGTGGTCGCGGCGGTCGCCAAGCAGCTCGGAATTCTCACCGTGGCGGTGGTGACCAAGCCCTTTCTCTTCGAGGGGCGCCGACGGGCCCAGCAGGCCGAGACGGGGCTCGCCCAGCTCAGGAGCGTGGTGGACACGCTGATTGCGATCCCGAACCAGCGGCTGCTCTCCGTGGTCGAGCCCGGGACTCCACTCCTCGAGGCGTTCAAGGTGGCGGACTCCGTGCTGCATCAGGCCGTCCAGGGGATCGCGGACCTGATCCTGGTCCCCGGCCTGATCAACCTGGACTTCGCCGACATTCGCACCGTCATGTCGGGGATGGGGATGGCCCTCATGGGGGTCGGCGTGGGGAAAGGCGAGCATCGGGCCCTGGACGCCGCCCAGAAGGCCGTGGCCAGCCCGCTCCTGGACGAAACCTCCATCGAGGGAGCGCGCGGGATCCTGATCAACTTCACGGGCGGCTCCGACCTCTCGATTCACGAGGTGGAAGAGGCCGCGCGGATCGTGCAAGAGGCGGCCCACGAGGAGGCGAACATCATCTTCGGCGCGGTCATCGACGAGCGCATCCAGGAAGAGGTCAGGATCACCGTCATCGCCACCGGCTTCAGCGAGCGGAAGGAAGTCACCACGGCGGGTGGGAAGGTGGTGGATCTCGCCAAAGGCCCCCGGCCGGTTCCAGGGCCGGCCTGGCGCCGCCGGCCTGCGGAAGTACGCGCGGAGGGAGGCGCTCCGGCCGAGGAGGACCTCGACATCCCGGCCTTCCTCAGACGGCACGCCGATTAA
- the ftsA gene encoding cell division protein FtsA yields MGRGPKRVLVTGLDVGTTKVCAVIAEQTPAGGLGIIGVGTSPSRGLRKGVVVNIDSTVEAIKKAVGEAEAMAGVEVESVFAGVAGGHIRGINSRGVVGVSDKSKEVSAADVARALEAARAINLPPDREIIHVLPQSFLVDDQDGIREPVGMCGVRLEVEVHIVTGAVAPIQNVVRSVNRAGLTAQDIVLQPLASAEALLAADETELGVLLVDLGGGTTDVALFCDGAIWHTSVLALGGDHITNDIAVGLRTPAADAEQLKRRHGCALTALVRDDETVEVPSVGGRKPRVLSRQILSEIIQPRVEEIFTLIVKELARAGLQDAASAGVVVTGGTCLLEGVAELAEQVFDLPVRRGIPDCVEDAPPVVRSPIYATGVGLALYGARRQGPPSPGNGSDRPLFQRISRRMREWAGGIF; encoded by the coding sequence ATGGGCAGGGGCCCGAAGCGAGTCCTGGTCACGGGGTTGGATGTCGGCACCACCAAGGTCTGCGCCGTCATCGCCGAGCAGACGCCGGCGGGAGGGCTCGGCATCATCGGCGTCGGCACCAGCCCCTCCAGGGGGCTGCGGAAGGGCGTGGTGGTGAACATCGACTCGACCGTGGAAGCCATCAAGAAGGCCGTCGGCGAGGCCGAGGCCATGGCCGGGGTGGAGGTCGAGTCGGTGTTCGCGGGCGTGGCCGGCGGCCACATCCGGGGGATCAACAGCCGGGGCGTGGTCGGGGTCTCGGACAAGAGCAAGGAGGTGAGCGCGGCCGACGTGGCACGGGCCCTGGAGGCGGCGCGCGCGATCAACCTCCCCCCCGACCGGGAGATCATCCATGTCCTCCCCCAGTCGTTCCTGGTGGACGACCAGGACGGTATTCGAGAGCCGGTCGGGATGTGCGGGGTGCGGCTGGAGGTGGAGGTGCACATCGTCACGGGCGCGGTCGCGCCGATCCAGAACGTGGTCCGGAGCGTCAACCGCGCCGGCCTGACCGCCCAGGACATCGTGCTCCAGCCCCTGGCCTCGGCCGAGGCGCTCCTGGCGGCGGACGAGACGGAGCTCGGCGTGCTGCTCGTGGATCTGGGCGGCGGCACCACGGACGTGGCCCTGTTCTGTGACGGCGCCATCTGGCACACGAGCGTCCTCGCGCTGGGCGGCGATCACATCACAAACGACATCGCCGTCGGGTTGCGTACGCCGGCGGCGGACGCGGAGCAGCTCAAGCGGCGTCACGGGTGCGCCCTGACCGCCCTCGTTCGGGACGACGAGACGGTCGAGGTCCCCTCGGTCGGCGGACGGAAGCCGAGGGTGCTCTCCCGCCAGATCCTCTCGGAGATCATCCAGCCCCGCGTCGAGGAGATCTTCACCCTTATCGTCAAGGAGCTGGCTCGCGCGGGCCTCCAGGATGCGGCCAGCGCGGGGGTGGTGGTCACCGGAGGTACCTGCCTCCTGGAGGGCGTCGCCGAGCTGGCCGAGCAAGTATTCGACCTTCCGGTGCGACGGGGGATCCCCGACTGCGTGGAGGACGCGCCCCCGGTCGTGAGGAGCCCGATCTACGCGACCGGCGTCGGGCTCGCCCTTTACGGAGCCCGACGGCAGGGTCCTCCATCTCCGGGAAACGGATCCGACAGGCCCCTGTTTCAGCGCATCTCCCGCCGGATGCGGGAGTGGGCCGGCGGGATCTTCTAG
- a CDS encoding FtsQ-type POTRA domain-containing protein — protein sequence MRGSSGILSPRRALEPPDDLAERYSFVAGQRVHRRRARVRASALRRSLSLAAALAVLVAGSVVLVHWLLTAPRFAVAEVEVRGLRWLEEAEVRAAAGIAGSENLFRLDTRAVAERIERLPRVKRAEVIRGFPNRVTLLVEERLPFALLVSAGRLHWADEEGRVLGPEPRAVVPGLPVITGLDTDRAPVGVQGSAERTRTALALLRTMLRTGTPLAGRVSEIDVRETGGGPVLYTVDGVEVRLGDEAWEERLGRLEGVLAQLQAQGEPVEAIDLRFRDQVVLKPRK from the coding sequence ATGCGGGGCTCATCCGGCATCCTCTCCCCGCGCCGAGCCCTGGAACCCCCTGACGATCTGGCCGAGCGGTATTCGTTCGTGGCGGGGCAGCGCGTGCACCGCCGGCGTGCTCGCGTCCGCGCCTCCGCCCTGCGCCGGAGCCTCAGCCTCGCGGCGGCGCTCGCGGTTCTGGTCGCGGGTTCCGTGGTCTTGGTTCACTGGCTCCTCACCGCTCCCCGCTTCGCCGTGGCGGAGGTGGAGGTCCGGGGGCTCCGCTGGCTCGAGGAGGCCGAGGTCCGGGCCGCGGCCGGGATCGCGGGCAGCGAGAACCTGTTCAGGCTCGACACCCGGGCCGTCGCGGAACGGATCGAGCGGTTGCCGCGGGTCAAGCGCGCCGAGGTCATCCGGGGGTTCCCCAATCGCGTCACGCTGCTGGTCGAGGAGCGCCTGCCGTTCGCCCTGCTCGTGAGCGCGGGGCGCCTTCACTGGGCGGATGAGGAGGGGCGCGTCCTCGGGCCTGAGCCCCGGGCTGTCGTTCCGGGGCTTCCGGTGATCACCGGGCTCGACACCGACCGCGCGCCCGTCGGTGTCCAGGGGAGCGCCGAGCGCACGCGGACGGCGCTCGCGCTTCTCAGGACCATGCTTCGCACAGGCACCCCGCTCGCTGGCCGCGTGTCGGAAATCGACGTGCGGGAGACGGGCGGGGGACCGGTCCTCTACACCGTGGACGGCGTGGAGGTGAGGCTCGGCGACGAAGCCTGGGAGGAGCGGCTCGGGCGACTTGAAGGCGTGCTCGCCCAGCTCCAGGCTCAGGGGGAACCGGTCGAAGCGATCGACCTCCGCTTCAGGGACCAGGTGGTCCTGAAGCCGAGAAAGTAG
- the murB gene encoding UDP-N-acetylmuramate dehydrogenase — protein sequence MLGEIRGEVRFKEPLSFHTSLRLGGPADIFIIPQDVDDICHALSFAERECLPVEIIGGGNNLLVKDRGVRGVVLKLEGSLGRAEFQGEEAVAGAGASLSALIREAAALSLGGIECLSGIPATIGGALAMNAGTPDGAIGDFVSAAYFLHPDGTLGELKPGPTAFAYRSFYFPPGAVLIGARLRLHRRPQADIQQEIKQRLKQKKATQPLALASAGCGWQNPSGDHAGRLVEKVGLKGKRVNGAEISGKHANFIVNRGGATAADVLVLMGLMRERVFAQFGITLEPEIRIIGE from the coding sequence ATGTTAGGGGAGATCCGGGGTGAAGTCCGCTTCAAGGAGCCGCTCTCCTTCCATACCTCCTTGCGCCTCGGGGGACCGGCGGATATCTTCATCATCCCCCAGGACGTGGACGACATCTGCCACGCGCTCTCGTTCGCCGAGCGCGAGTGCCTCCCCGTCGAGATCATCGGCGGCGGCAACAACCTGCTGGTGAAGGACCGGGGCGTCCGGGGGGTAGTCCTCAAGCTCGAGGGGAGCCTGGGTCGCGCCGAGTTCCAGGGCGAAGAGGCGGTAGCCGGCGCTGGCGCAAGCCTCTCAGCCCTGATCCGCGAGGCGGCGGCGCTGTCGCTCGGCGGGATCGAGTGCCTGTCCGGGATCCCGGCCACCATCGGCGGGGCCCTTGCCATGAACGCGGGCACGCCCGACGGGGCGATCGGAGACTTTGTCTCCGCGGCGTACTTCCTCCACCCCGACGGGACGCTCGGCGAGCTGAAGCCGGGCCCGACCGCCTTCGCCTACCGCTCGTTCTACTTCCCGCCGGGCGCGGTCCTGATCGGCGCGCGCCTGAGGCTCCACCGGCGCCCCCAGGCGGACATCCAGCAGGAGATCAAGCAGCGGTTGAAGCAGAAGAAGGCGACCCAGCCGCTCGCCCTGGCCTCGGCCGGGTGCGGGTGGCAGAACCCTTCCGGCGATCACGCCGGGCGGCTCGTCGAAAAGGTCGGCCTCAAGGGGAAGCGGGTGAACGGCGCCGAGATCTCGGGCAAGCACGCCAACTTCATCGTGAACCGGGGCGGCGCCACGGCCGCGGACGTGCTGGTGCTCATGGGGCTGATGCGGGAACGGGTGTTCGCCCAGTTCGGGATCACCCTCGAGCCCGAGATCCGGATCATCGGCGAGTGA
- a CDS encoding UDP-N-acetylmuramate--L-alanine ligase: MFKKYQQIHFVGIGGVGMSGIAEVLLNMGYRITGSDTKRGESVERLEQLGAKVFTGHDAAHVEGAHVVVYSSAVAKDNAEVLAARQRGIPVIPRAEMLAELMRLKYGIAVAGTHGKTTTTSMVAAVLAEGGFDPTVVVGGRIHALGTNARLGQGEFLVAEADESDGSFLKLTPTIAVVTTVDAEHLDYYPSVEAIRETFLEFVNKVPFYGAAVLCLDQPNIQLMIPRVEKRLLTYGLESGADLIARRVTFAGLTSSFEVVHRGRSLGECRLQVPGAHNVLNALAGIAVGLDLEIPFATIEAALSNFSGVQRRFQVKGEAGGVLVVDDYGHHPAEIRATLAAAKAGFDRRMVTVFQPHRYTRTLHLRQEFWTAFYQTDVLVVMDVYPAGEAPIPGVSARDLAEGIAAHGHREVVYLDNDRRGILDYLCANTRSGDLVLTLGAGDVGQLAGELLARLSAQEGSEKRRSRC, from the coding sequence GTGTTCAAGAAGTACCAGCAGATCCACTTCGTGGGAATCGGCGGCGTCGGCATGAGCGGCATCGCCGAGGTCCTGCTCAACATGGGCTACCGGATCACCGGGTCGGACACGAAGCGCGGCGAGAGCGTCGAGCGCCTGGAGCAGCTCGGGGCCAAGGTCTTCACGGGCCACGACGCGGCCCACGTGGAGGGGGCGCACGTGGTGGTCTACTCCTCCGCGGTGGCGAAGGACAACGCGGAGGTCCTCGCGGCGCGCCAGCGCGGGATCCCGGTCATCCCGCGGGCGGAGATGCTGGCCGAGCTGATGCGGCTCAAGTACGGCATCGCGGTGGCCGGCACTCACGGCAAGACGACCACCACGTCGATGGTGGCCGCGGTCCTGGCTGAGGGGGGATTCGATCCGACGGTCGTGGTCGGGGGGCGCATCCACGCGCTCGGGACCAACGCGCGCCTCGGCCAGGGGGAGTTCCTGGTAGCGGAGGCCGACGAATCCGACGGCTCCTTCCTGAAGCTCACGCCGACGATCGCGGTGGTGACGACCGTGGACGCCGAGCACCTGGACTACTACCCTTCCGTCGAGGCGATCCGGGAGACCTTCCTCGAGTTCGTGAACAAGGTCCCCTTCTACGGCGCAGCGGTCCTCTGCCTGGACCAGCCCAACATCCAGCTCATGATTCCCCGGGTGGAGAAGCGCCTGCTCACCTACGGCCTCGAGTCGGGGGCCGACCTCATTGCGCGCCGCGTGACGTTCGCGGGCCTGACCTCCAGCTTCGAGGTCGTCCACCGCGGCCGCAGCCTCGGCGAGTGCCGGCTCCAGGTCCCGGGGGCCCACAACGTCCTCAACGCTCTCGCGGGGATCGCGGTCGGGCTGGATCTCGAGATTCCCTTCGCGACCATCGAGGCTGCCCTCTCCAACTTCTCCGGTGTGCAGCGACGCTTCCAGGTCAAGGGCGAGGCTGGCGGTGTGCTGGTGGTGGACGACTACGGCCATCACCCCGCCGAGATCCGGGCGACCCTGGCCGCCGCCAAGGCCGGCTTCGACCGCCGGATGGTCACCGTGTTCCAGCCTCACCGCTACACGCGCACGCTCCATCTCCGCCAGGAGTTCTGGACGGCCTTCTATCAGACCGACGTGCTCGTGGTGATGGATGTCTATCCCGCCGGTGAGGCACCGATTCCCGGCGTCAGCGCCCGGGACCTGGCAGAGGGCATCGCCGCGCACGGCCATCGTGAGGTCGTGTACCTCGATAACGACCGCAGGGGGATCCTGGACTACCTCTGCGCGAACACGCGGTCTGGCGACTTGGTCCTCACCCTCGGGGCCGGCGATGTGGGCCAGCTGGCAGGCGAGCTGCTGGCCCGCTTGAGCGCCCAGGAGGGCTCGGAAAAGAGGAGGTCGAGATGTTAG
- the ftsW gene encoding putative lipid II flippase FtsW, translating to MPRKLRPDPWLFGAVVVLVSIGVVMVYSASAIVAADRFHDPYFFLKKQLIWAVLGFGCLWGAMALDYHRLEHAVVPLLAVSLLLLVLVLIPPFGQEINGTRRWFRWGPVSFQPAELAKLGLVCYLALFLSRRHDAPKTFWTTLLPPLLVASVMAGLVVLQPDLGSSLTLLALAFGLLFLAGTPARLIALVGASALPLVALAVAIAPYRWQRVVAFLDPWADPQGSGFQIIQSYLAFGPGGWFGRGLGESRQKLFYLPEPHTDFIFAIIGEELGLAGTVMVVGLFGVLVWRGLRVGLRAPDPFGAYLALGLTLLVASQALVNFAVVTGALPTKGLPLPFISFGGSAILTAMGATGVLLNISQHAG from the coding sequence ATGCCTCGCAAGCTCAGGCCCGACCCGTGGCTCTTCGGCGCGGTCGTGGTGCTGGTCTCCATCGGCGTGGTAATGGTCTACTCCGCCAGCGCGATCGTCGCCGCCGACCGCTTCCACGACCCGTACTTCTTCCTGAAGAAACAGCTCATCTGGGCGGTCCTCGGCTTCGGGTGCCTCTGGGGAGCCATGGCCCTGGACTACCACCGGCTGGAGCACGCTGTCGTCCCGCTCCTCGCCGTCTCCCTCCTGCTGCTCGTCCTCGTGCTGATCCCACCCTTCGGCCAGGAGATCAACGGCACGCGGCGGTGGTTCCGGTGGGGGCCGGTGTCCTTCCAGCCCGCGGAGCTGGCGAAGCTCGGCCTGGTCTGCTACCTGGCCCTCTTCCTCAGCCGCCGCCACGACGCGCCCAAGACCTTCTGGACGACGCTGCTTCCGCCGCTTTTGGTGGCCAGCGTCATGGCGGGGCTCGTGGTGCTCCAGCCGGACCTCGGCTCGAGCCTGACCCTGCTGGCGCTGGCCTTCGGCCTGCTCTTCCTGGCGGGGACGCCGGCCCGGCTGATCGCGCTCGTCGGCGCCTCGGCGCTCCCGCTCGTGGCGCTGGCGGTCGCCATCGCGCCCTACCGCTGGCAGCGCGTCGTGGCCTTCCTGGACCCGTGGGCCGACCCGCAGGGGAGCGGCTTCCAGATCATCCAGTCGTATCTGGCGTTCGGCCCCGGGGGCTGGTTCGGGCGGGGTCTCGGCGAGTCCCGGCAGAAGCTCTTCTATCTCCCCGAGCCCCACACCGACTTCATCTTCGCGATCATCGGGGAGGAGCTGGGGCTCGCCGGGACGGTGATGGTGGTGGGCCTCTTCGGCGTGCTCGTCTGGCGCGGCCTTCGGGTCGGGCTGAGAGCGCCTGACCCGTTTGGGGCGTACCTGGCGCTGGGGCTCACGCTGCTGGTCGCCTCCCAGGCGCTCGTGAACTTCGCTGTCGTGACGGGGGCGCTCCCCACGAAGGGGCTCCCGCTCCCCTTCATCTCCTTCGGCGGCTCGGCGATCCTGACTGCCATGGGGGCGACCGGGGTGCTCCTGAACATCTCGCAGCACGCGGGCTGA